One region of Moraxella sp. ZY210820 genomic DNA includes:
- a CDS encoding class I SAM-dependent methyltransferase — protein MVNTTTAIAIYYDNPLHLNTIQDYQQRLHQRGVISQLHYIDKINAKFLRLNAELALVFDDDGLSLACNGMKMNPDWQGEINRLKRAGLKSEMLARACQVDKQPQLLDATAGLGHDSLLMAHLGANIILVERDPILYTLLEYQYQNALQHEFLAPIAQRIQLVFVDAQHYLQQLIEKQHYIDVIYLDPMFPQRNQHQHKKAQVKKQMQLLHILLEQDNVDRQQNPNAMDLGDRLLPLAQQVAKRVIVKRPRLAVYLNQQTPDHQWLGDTCRFDGYFWK, from the coding sequence ATGGTAAATACAACAACAGCCATAGCCATTTATTATGACAATCCGCTTCATTTAAATACCATTCAAGACTATCAGCAACGCCTACATCAACGTGGTGTTATTAGTCAATTACATTATATTGATAAAATTAATGCCAAATTTTTACGCTTAAATGCTGAACTTGCCCTTGTATTTGATGATGATGGTTTGTCATTGGCATGTAATGGTATGAAAATGAATCCTGATTGGCAAGGAGAAATCAATCGCTTAAAACGAGCAGGATTAAAATCAGAAATGCTTGCTCGTGCGTGCCAAGTGGATAAACAGCCACAATTATTAGATGCCACTGCAGGACTTGGGCATGATAGCTTATTGATGGCACATTTAGGTGCAAATATTATACTGGTAGAACGAGACCCCATTTTATATACATTATTAGAATATCAGTACCAAAATGCATTACAACATGAATTTTTAGCACCGATTGCACAACGTATACAACTTGTTTTTGTTGATGCTCAACACTATTTACAACAACTTATTGAAAAACAACACTATATTGATGTAATTTATCTTGACCCAATGTTTCCACAACGCAATCAACATCAACACAAAAAAGCACAAGTCAAAAAACAAATGCAACTATTACACATTTTGCTAGAACAAGATAATGTTGATAGACAACAAAACCCTAATGCCATGGATTTAGGCGATAGACTATTACCTTTAGCACAACAAGTGGCTAAACGTGTGATTGTAAAACGTCCACGCTTGGCAGTTTATTTAAATCAACAAACTCCAGACCACCAGTGGTTAGGCGATACTTGCCGTTTTGATGGTTATTTCTGGAAATAA
- a CDS encoding undecaprenyl-diphosphate phosphatase gives MDILLFIKAFIMGIVEGITEFLPISSTGHLMLSADLMNFWQDEKKLTVFVAVIQIGAILAVIFEYWHKLWGTAKGMLTGDKQSRQLGLGLIFASIPIVIAGLTLDDLIESILGSNVIIAISLIVGGLIIWWVEKHPPIVVAEEVEHLTIKQSILIGLIQMLSLIPGTSRSGATIIGAMFMGVSRKAATEFSFFLGLPVLIGAGLLAFLKGYQTFVTVEDWAVLGFGIFISFVSALLFIRALVAYVAKRDFMIFAYYRILSGIIILIFALTGWQLW, from the coding sequence ATGGACATTTTATTATTTATCAAAGCCTTTATTATGGGTATTGTTGAAGGCATTACCGAATTTTTGCCGATTTCTAGTACAGGACATTTAATGCTTTCTGCCGATTTAATGAATTTTTGGCAAGATGAAAAAAAATTAACCGTATTTGTCGCTGTTATTCAAATTGGTGCAATTTTAGCCGTTATTTTTGAATATTGGCATAAATTATGGGGAACAGCAAAAGGTATGCTCACAGGCGATAAACAAAGTCGCCAGTTAGGTTTAGGCTTGATTTTTGCATCTATTCCGATTGTAATTGCTGGGCTAACACTTGATGATTTAATCGAAAGCATTCTAGGTAGCAATGTTATTATTGCCATCAGTTTAATTGTTGGCGGTCTCATTATTTGGTGGGTCGAAAAACATCCACCAATAGTAGTCGCAGAAGAAGTCGAACATTTGACTATTAAACAATCTATTTTAATTGGTCTTATTCAAATGCTATCGCTCATTCCCGGGACATCTCGCTCTGGTGCAACCATTATCGGGGCAATGTTTATGGGCGTATCTCGTAAAGCAGCCACTGAATTTTCATTTTTCTTAGGTTTACCAGTGTTAATTGGTGCGGGATTATTGGCATTTCTCAAAGGTTATCAAACCTTTGTAACTGTTGAAGATTGGGCGGTATTAGGCTTTGGCATTTTCATTTCATTTGTCTCAGCTTTATTATTTATTCGTGCTTTAGTCGCTTATGTCGCTAAACGTGATTTTATGATTTTTGCTTATTATCGTATTCTTTCAGGCATTATTATTTTAATTTTTGCATTAACAGGTTGGCAGTTATGGTAA
- the tsaB gene encoding tRNA (adenosine(37)-N6)-threonylcarbamoyltransferase complex dimerization subunit type 1 TsaB: protein MRLLALETANEYCSIAFYEQQQCRFFQLDERTKMQTQVILPMIEQGLTHCGWSFADLSAIAFSRGPGSFSGVRINATVAQALAWANDIPVISVSTLQALAQHAYQQQNLSQVSAIIDARMNEVYLANFSCDSRGIMQAIDNEQLLDYPSAQHYAQFTAVGSGAKFVQDDTAFTQLMPTAHDIAQIALKTPTSQWLKPEQALPVYLRNDAWKKINEQGKNPSTSTNI, encoded by the coding sequence ATGCGACTGTTGGCACTTGAAACTGCAAATGAATATTGTTCTATCGCCTTTTATGAACAGCAACAATGCCGTTTTTTTCAGCTTGATGAACGCACCAAAATGCAAACTCAAGTGATTTTACCCATGATTGAACAAGGATTGACTCATTGTGGCTGGTCATTTGCTGATTTATCTGCGATTGCTTTTAGTCGTGGACCGGGGTCATTTAGCGGTGTACGCATTAATGCAACTGTCGCTCAAGCACTCGCATGGGCAAATGATATTCCTGTCATCAGTGTTTCAACCTTACAAGCCTTAGCCCAACACGCCTATCAACAACAAAATTTAAGCCAAGTCAGTGCGATTATTGACGCACGCATGAATGAAGTGTATTTAGCTAATTTTAGCTGTGATAGTCGTGGGATTATGCAAGCGATTGATAATGAACAATTATTAGACTATCCATCAGCTCAACACTATGCACAATTTACAGCGGTGGGTTCTGGTGCAAAATTTGTACAAGATGATACAGCATTTACCCAACTAATGCCAACCGCTCATGACATTGCCCAAATCGCATTAAAGACACCAACTTCACAATGGTTAAAACCTGAACAAGCATTGCCTGTTTATTTACGCAATGATGCATGGAAAAAAATCAATGAACAAGGTAAAAATCCTTCAACATCAACCAATATTTAG
- a CDS encoding inorganic phosphate transporter, giving the protein MQPNSSYPHQNTETHHEHQATNVHVKNPKFFKPAFFTLIIGTLFYIAIQLNADLAHVPALSFGVLALLAMALFLALGFEFVNGFHDTANAVATVIYTNALPAPVAVIWAGFCNFLGVMVASGAVAYGIIALLPVELIMNVSSGAGFAMVFAMLLAAIIWNLGTWFFGIPASSSHTLIGSILGVGIMNYILHSSTGASGVDTEQVIKVGKALLFSPLIGFLFAGILFFLVKKVFHKHFELFQPPKGNQPPPPIIRAILIFTCTGVSFAHGSNDGQKGMGLIMLILIGLVPLAYSLNKNLDAQHLQSFQQLSAQTAQIISPNTQLDETKARQILTTYVQTKQHTPEVLPALASLTQDLGQELKTHGDIKSIPEYKVAEVRNDMYLSHTVFKRLDKAKALPTMDDTQKQTVQAYRSNLDSFLQYIPTWVKVAVALALGLGTMVGWKRIVITVGEKIGKNHMTYGQGMSAELVAMSTIAAADGFGMPVSTTHVLNSAVAGTMVANQSGLNANTIKSILSAWVLTLPVTICLSGGLYWLLLKVF; this is encoded by the coding sequence ATGCAACCCAATTCATCATACCCTCATCAAAACACAGAAACTCATCATGAACATCAAGCAACCAATGTGCATGTGAAAAATCCTAAATTTTTTAAACCAGCCTTTTTTACGCTAATTATCGGGACTTTATTTTATATAGCCATACAACTTAATGCAGATTTAGCTCATGTTCCAGCTTTAAGTTTTGGTGTTTTAGCGTTATTGGCAATGGCTTTATTTTTAGCCTTAGGTTTTGAATTTGTAAATGGTTTCCACGATACAGCAAATGCTGTTGCAACAGTGATTTATACCAATGCTCTGCCTGCACCTGTTGCAGTCATTTGGGCGGGTTTTTGTAATTTTCTTGGAGTGATGGTTGCAAGCGGTGCAGTTGCCTATGGTATTATCGCCCTATTGCCTGTTGAATTAATTATGAATGTGAGTAGCGGTGCAGGGTTTGCGATGGTATTTGCCATGTTACTTGCTGCTATCATCTGGAATTTAGGGACGTGGTTTTTTGGTATTCCAGCATCGAGCTCACATACATTAATTGGTTCAATTTTAGGTGTGGGCATTATGAACTATATCTTACACTCAAGCACAGGTGCAAGCGGTGTCGATACGGAACAAGTAATAAAAGTTGGTAAAGCCCTATTATTTTCACCGTTAATTGGTTTCTTATTTGCAGGGATTTTATTCTTTTTAGTTAAAAAAGTATTCCATAAACATTTTGAATTATTTCAACCACCTAAGGGTAATCAACCACCACCACCTATTATCCGTGCCATTTTGATTTTTACTTGTACAGGCGTAAGTTTTGCTCATGGCTCAAATGATGGGCAAAAAGGTATGGGCTTAATCATGTTAATTTTAATTGGTTTAGTGCCTTTAGCCTATTCATTAAATAAAAATTTAGATGCTCAACATTTACAATCATTCCAACAATTATCAGCTCAAACCGCTCAAATTATTAGTCCAAATACACAATTAGATGAAACCAAAGCACGTCAAATTTTAACCACTTATGTACAAACCAAACAACATACCCCTGAAGTTTTACCTGCCTTAGCCAGTCTTACGCAAGATTTAGGGCAAGAATTAAAAACTCATGGCGATATTAAAAGTATCCCTGAATATAAAGTGGCTGAAGTGCGTAATGATATGTATTTAAGTCATACCGTATTTAAACGTTTAGATAAAGCCAAAGCCTTACCAACAATGGACGATACGCAAAAACAAACAGTACAAGCCTATCGCTCTAATTTAGATAGCTTTTTACAATACATTCCAACTTGGGTCAAAGTAGCCGTTGCCCTAGCACTTGGTCTAGGTACAATGGTTGGTTGGAAACGCATCGTAATTACCGTTGGTGAAAAAATTGGTAAAAACCATATGACTTATGGTCAAGGAATGTCAGCAGAATTAGTGGCGATGAGTACCATTGCTGCAGCTGATGGTTTTGGTATGCCTGTATCAACTACACACGTTTTAAATAGTGCAGTTGCTGGTACAATGGTAGCCAATCAATCAGGTTTAAATGCCAATACTATTAAAAGTATCTTATCAGCTTGGGTACTCACTTTACCAGTTACCATTTGTTTATCAGGTGGATTATATTGGTTATTACTGAAAGTGTTTTAA
- a CDS encoding excinuclease yields MLKKLMLMTTLAVGLTTIAHAKDEAHYLDFNQAVQNAISQGLIDGKVKFNLAGTRSGGQVIKKDVISNKKTNGFAKSVEKSCEHALHSALIHLDATAKAQGATAVNNIVGYFKKIEYRSTSKYQCYKGTAIASVTLKGDLVR; encoded by the coding sequence ATGCTTAAAAAATTAATGTTAATGACAACTTTAGCAGTTGGCTTGACGACTATCGCTCACGCTAAAGATGAAGCACACTATCTTGATTTTAACCAAGCTGTACAAAATGCTATTTCACAGGGTTTAATTGACGGTAAAGTCAAATTTAATCTAGCAGGTACACGCTCTGGCGGTCAAGTAATTAAAAAAGATGTGATTTCAAACAAAAAAACCAATGGTTTTGCTAAATCAGTAGAAAAATCATGTGAACACGCTTTACATTCAGCACTCATTCACTTAGATGCTACTGCAAAAGCACAAGGTGCTACTGCAGTCAATAATATCGTAGGATATTTTAAGAAAATTGAATACCGCAGTACTTCAAAATATCAATGCTACAAAGGTACAGCGATTGCTTCTGTAACTTTAAAAGGCGATTTGGTACGTTAA
- a CDS encoding beta-ketoacyl-ACP synthase, whose protein sequence is MKRVVITGMAGITSLGENADDIFTAFAEQRSGVKYIAEWENRDGLNTRLGAPVEHFTIPEHFTRKTIRGMGRVALMSVITAENALKDAGLNQHPILTSGQVGVAFGSSAGSVDAITDMGEFLLHNNGKKINATTYIRMMSHTSAVNITVHFGLKGLTLPTSSACTSGSMAIGQAFEAIKYGKQTIMLAGGAEEFSAGSAAVFDVLFATSCKNDQPQTTPQPFDAQRDGLVIGEGSACLILEEYEHAKTRGATIYAEIIGYGSNTDGEHVTRPASEQMGQCMQLALQDAQLSADDIDYINAHGTATEQGDIAETQATARILGKKPISSLKSYFGHTLGACGAIEAWLSIEMLRRNQFIPTLNLQQIDERCGDLDYIQHQTRHIDNANMIMSNNFAFGGINTSLIFKKVDL, encoded by the coding sequence ATGAAACGTGTCGTCATTACAGGTATGGCAGGCATTACATCACTAGGTGAAAATGCTGATGATATTTTTACCGCCTTTGCCGAACAGCGTAGTGGTGTAAAATATATCGCTGAATGGGAAAACCGTGACGGTTTAAATACTCGTTTGGGGGCACCTGTAGAGCATTTTACTATTCCAGAACATTTCACACGTAAAACCATTCGTGGTATGGGGCGTGTTGCACTCATGTCCGTTATTACTGCTGAAAATGCCTTAAAAGATGCGGGACTAAACCAGCATCCAATTTTAACATCAGGACAAGTTGGCGTGGCTTTTGGTTCATCGGCAGGAAGCGTTGATGCAATTACCGATATGGGTGAATTTTTACTACACAATAATGGCAAAAAAATTAATGCAACCACTTATATCCGTATGATGTCGCATACCAGTGCGGTCAATATAACCGTGCATTTTGGTTTAAAAGGTTTAACATTACCAACATCAAGTGCTTGTACTTCTGGCTCAATGGCAATTGGTCAAGCTTTTGAAGCCATTAAATATGGTAAACAAACCATTATGCTCGCAGGTGGAGCTGAAGAGTTTAGTGCAGGTAGTGCGGCAGTATTTGATGTACTTTTTGCCACTAGCTGTAAAAATGACCAACCACAAACTACACCACAACCATTCGATGCACAACGTGATGGCTTAGTCATTGGTGAAGGTAGTGCCTGCCTGATTTTAGAAGAATATGAGCATGCCAAAACACGTGGTGCAACCATTTATGCTGAAATTATCGGTTATGGCTCAAATACTGATGGTGAACACGTTACACGACCAGCCAGCGAACAAATGGGACAATGTATGCAACTCGCTTTACAAGATGCCCAACTTAGTGCAGATGATATTGATTATATCAATGCACATGGCACGGCGACCGAACAAGGCGATATTGCAGAAACCCAAGCTACAGCACGTATTTTAGGTAAAAAACCAATCAGTTCATTAAAAAGTTATTTTGGACATACACTAGGGGCGTGCGGTGCGATTGAAGCATGGCTCAGTATTGAAATGTTACGCCGTAATCAATTTATTCCAACGCTCAATTTACAACAGATTGATGAACGTTGTGGCGATTTAGATTATATCCAACATCAAACTCGACATATTGATAACGCAAACATGATTATGAGTAATAATTTCGCTTTCGGTGGCATTAATACATCCTTGATTTTTAAAAAAGTTGATTTGTGA
- a CDS encoding 3-ketoacyl-ACP reductase FabG2: MNRRILVTGSNRGIGKAIALSLAQAGFDVTIHTRSRMHEAQQVVAEIQAMGRESHALQFDVNDRATIEHILNQDIEQYGAFYGVVLNAGLTRDGAFPALSDDDWDNVIDTSLNGFYNVLKPLIMPMIRLKQGGRIVTIASVSGIMGNRGQVNYSAAKAGLIGATKALAIELAKRKITVNCVAPGLIETDMITDEIKDHALPLIPMGRMGQADEVANLVKFLCSDEASYITRQVISINGGML; this comes from the coding sequence ATGAACAGACGTATTTTAGTAACAGGCTCCAATCGTGGTATTGGCAAGGCTATCGCCCTAAGTTTAGCCCAAGCGGGATTTGATGTTACCATTCACACACGCAGTCGTATGCATGAGGCACAGCAAGTGGTTGCCGAAATTCAAGCAATGGGACGAGAAAGTCATGCTCTACAATTTGATGTCAATGACCGTGCAACGATTGAACATATTTTAAATCAAGATATTGAACAATATGGTGCTTTTTATGGCGTGGTCTTAAATGCAGGATTGACACGAGATGGGGCATTCCCTGCTCTTTCTGATGATGATTGGGACAATGTCATCGATACTAGCCTGAACGGTTTTTATAATGTACTCAAACCACTCATCATGCCAATGATACGCCTAAAACAAGGCGGACGTATTGTTACTATCGCCTCTGTATCAGGCATTATGGGTAATCGTGGGCAAGTGAATTATAGTGCTGCCAAAGCAGGTTTAATTGGAGCAACCAAAGCCTTAGCGATTGAACTTGCTAAACGTAAAATCACCGTAAATTGTGTCGCACCAGGGTTAATTGAAACAGACATGATTACCGATGAAATTAAAGACCATGCACTCCCCCTAATTCCAATGGGACGTATGGGACAAGCCGATGAAGTGGCAAATTTAGTTAAATTTTTATGTTCTGATGAAGCAAGTTATATTACCCGACAAGTCATTTCAATCAATGGAGGAATGCTATGA
- a CDS encoding 3-hydroxylacyl-ACP dehydratase produces the protein MNTAYQNTTESVLPYILHRSPILLIDELLSIDENRVISQLEIRPELMFCESQGLPTWVSIEIMAQTISLYAGKQGSLAGQAPKLGFLLGTRKLLLPFDHFPLASRLQITAEKQYIHDNLGVFNCHIDVIHSSSQQVLPPIQAVLSVYEPQDATEFLNK, from the coding sequence ATGAATACAGCATATCAAAATACAACAGAATCGGTATTACCTTATATTTTACATCGCTCACCAATATTATTAATTGATGAATTATTATCTATTGATGAAAACCGTGTGATTTCACAGCTTGAAATTCGCCCAGAACTCATGTTTTGTGAATCACAAGGCTTACCTACATGGGTGAGTATTGAAATTATGGCTCAAACTATCAGCTTATATGCAGGTAAACAAGGTAGTCTTGCAGGACAAGCACCTAAACTTGGTTTTTTATTAGGTACACGCAAATTATTATTACCATTTGACCATTTTCCACTAGCAAGTCGCTTACAGATTACTGCGGAAAAACAATATATTCACGATAATTTAGGCGTATTCAATTGCCACATTGATGTCATTCATTCATCATCACAGCAAGTTTTACCGCCTATTCAAGCGGTATTAAGCGTCTATGAACCACAAGATGCAACAGAGTTTTTAAATAAATAA
- a CDS encoding beta-ketoacyl-ACP synthase, which yields MMSAVGIQLSSALSALNQPNIDLKQILTSDFNPLSINEHLLNRPIWVGAYPDSTELALADELQVLNSRNLRFALLALQPILTTLKQQTASIPSSRLAIVLGTSTSGISDNQQHLKQQKQTGRIEKLDYDKQAMHALTIGVQRYLGWTGICYSISTACSSSGKALATGQRLLHADLADVVLVGGVDTLCPLTLNGFDCLDSLSSHICQPFGIGRDGINIGEAAALFVLSKDKAPTMLISSGDAMDAWHISAPHPEGLGAYTAMQRALQQANLTIDDIDYINLHGTATPQNDAMETKAIRQLGATQTFVSSSKHKTGHCLGAAGAIEAYICQQILQDKQLWLPHHQYGQIDDELSDLNYVTPTSNIKKVDYILSNSFAFGGSNVSLIFTRGY from the coding sequence ATGATGTCAGCCGTAGGTATTCAGCTTAGTTCCGCATTATCTGCTTTAAATCAGCCCAATATTGATTTAAAACAGATTCTCACTAGCGATTTTAATCCATTATCAATCAATGAGCATTTACTCAACCGTCCTATTTGGGTTGGAGCTTATCCTGATAGTACAGAATTGGCTTTAGCTGATGAATTACAAGTGTTAAATTCCCGCAATTTACGTTTTGCCTTATTGGCATTACAACCCATTTTAACAACATTAAAACAACAAACGGCTAGTATTCCATCCTCACGTTTAGCTATTGTACTCGGGACTTCAACTTCTGGTATTAGCGATAATCAACAGCACCTCAAACAACAAAAACAAACAGGTCGCATAGAAAAATTAGACTATGATAAACAAGCTATGCATGCCTTAACCATCGGAGTACAACGCTATTTGGGTTGGACTGGCATTTGCTATAGTATTTCGACTGCCTGCTCTTCAAGTGGCAAAGCATTGGCAACAGGACAACGTTTACTTCATGCAGATTTAGCTGATGTGGTTTTAGTTGGTGGTGTAGATACTTTATGTCCTTTGACCTTAAACGGTTTTGATTGTTTAGATAGTTTATCCAGTCATATTTGCCAGCCGTTTGGTATAGGACGTGATGGTATCAATATTGGCGAAGCAGCCGCTCTATTTGTTTTAAGCAAAGATAAAGCACCTACTATGCTCATCAGTAGTGGTGATGCGATGGACGCATGGCATATTTCCGCACCACACCCAGAAGGTTTAGGAGCTTATACAGCAATGCAACGTGCTTTACAACAAGCTAATTTAACTATTGATGATATTGATTATATCAACTTACACGGCACCGCTACCCCACAAAATGATGCAATGGAAACAAAAGCCATTCGACAACTTGGAGCAACACAAACTTTCGTCAGCAGTAGCAAACATAAAACTGGACATTGCTTAGGTGCAGCAGGGGCAATCGAAGCATATATTTGCCAACAAATTCTGCAAGATAAACAACTGTGGTTACCCCATCATCAATATGGTCAAATTGATGATGAGTTAAGCGATTTAAATTATGTAACACCTACATCAAATATTAAAAAAGTCGATTATATTTTAAGTAATTCTTTTGCTTTTGGTGGAAGTAATGTCAGTTTAATATTCACTCGTGGTTATTAA
- a CDS encoding DUF3261 domain-containing protein, which yields MINFKLYIIIIILTGLSGCQSLLPTAKGLPELQLSISQITQATSTQQQVEMIWREQSFSFLLYQQQQAQQLHVIAMTFSGQVLFELHYDGKKINVLQRYSALKNLPLDFLMRDIWWATLPSSQLQSALTSLNYQLIEQENSRQILNDQQQTRLSVQRETQKTLIDNHVIPYRLILSTTQEQFLLDHE from the coding sequence ATGATAAATTTTAAATTATATATTATCATCATCATACTAACTGGACTGAGTGGATGCCAAAGTTTGCTCCCTACTGCTAAAGGTTTACCTGAGTTACAACTGAGCATATCACAAATTACACAAGCAACAAGCACACAACAACAAGTAGAAATGATTTGGCGTGAACAATCGTTCAGTTTTTTGTTGTATCAACAGCAACAAGCACAACAACTTCATGTGATTGCAATGACTTTTTCAGGACAAGTTTTATTTGAACTTCATTATGATGGCAAAAAAATCAATGTGTTACAACGTTATTCTGCTTTAAAAAATCTACCTTTGGATTTTTTGATGCGTGATATTTGGTGGGCAACATTACCGAGTTCACAATTACAATCTGCTTTAACATCATTAAACTATCAACTGATTGAACAAGAAAATTCACGACAAATTCTCAACGATCAACAACAAACTAGACTCTCCGTTCAGCGTGAAACACAAAAAACACTGATTGATAATCATGTGATACCCTATCGCCTGATTTTGAGTACAACCCAAGAACAATTTTTACTTGATCATGAATAG
- a CDS encoding AMP-binding protein translates to MTDFHTGLGKNSANYQPLTPIDFLERTARIYPQRTAIIYDDLQHNHYTQTWAETFTRCKQLASALKGLGIDKNDTVAVMLPNTPAMVEVAFGVPMAGAVLSTLNTRLDINALTFCLQHSEAKVLILDSEFAHHAELIAETFPNLIIIHATDNAIQVEPFGQMSYEELLTKADDLDAWEKPEDEWEAITLNYTSGTTGVPKGVVYHHRGAALNAISNILDWDMPKFATYLWTLPLFHCNGWCFPWSVAERAGVNVCLRKIDADLILQLIAKYQVTHYCAAPIVHNMIAGGKDELKQHIQHQVKGWVAGAPPSEAMLEKMEAMGFHISHVYGLTEVYGPVTICVEHDEWNDLTVAERASKKSRQGVTAHLMAGFEVFKQGTTIPVEADGEEMGELALRGNMVMKGYLKSRKATEEAFRDGWFRTGDLGVKYPDGYIKIMDRLKDIIISGGENISSIEVENILYRMPEVASCAVVAAPHEKWGEVPVAFIEIQQGCTLDRTSVIEHCRKHLAGFQVPKHIVFAEIPKTSTGKVQKFELRQVAKSMAHEVDKVTH, encoded by the coding sequence ATGACGGATTTTCACACAGGTTTAGGCAAAAATTCAGCAAATTATCAGCCATTGACGCCAATTGATTTTTTGGAGCGTACCGCACGCATTTATCCACAGCGGACGGCAATTATTTACGATGATTTACAGCATAATCATTATACACAAACGTGGGCGGAAACCTTTACTCGCTGTAAACAACTCGCATCAGCCCTAAAAGGATTGGGTATCGATAAAAATGATACGGTCGCCGTGATGTTACCCAATACACCAGCGATGGTTGAAGTTGCATTTGGTGTGCCAATGGCAGGTGCAGTCTTATCCACGCTGAATACCCGTTTGGATATTAACGCACTCACCTTTTGTTTACAGCATTCTGAAGCTAAAGTGCTGATTTTAGATAGCGAATTTGCCCATCATGCAGAATTGATTGCAGAAACTTTTCCGAATTTAATCATTATTCATGCCACTGATAATGCCATTCAGGTTGAACCATTTGGACAGATGAGTTATGAAGAATTACTGACCAAAGCCGATGATTTAGACGCATGGGAAAAACCCGAAGATGAATGGGAAGCCATCACCCTAAATTATACATCTGGCACAACAGGCGTGCCAAAAGGTGTGGTTTATCACCATCGTGGAGCAGCACTGAACGCTATTTCTAATATTTTAGATTGGGATATGCCAAAATTTGCTACTTATTTGTGGACATTACCACTCTTTCATTGTAATGGTTGGTGTTTCCCGTGGTCAGTGGCAGAGCGTGCTGGCGTGAATGTGTGTTTACGCAAAATTGATGCCGATTTGATATTACAACTCATTGCCAAATATCAAGTCACACATTATTGTGCCGCACCGATTGTGCATAATATGATTGCTGGCGGTAAAGATGAATTAAAACAACATATCCAACATCAAGTCAAAGGTTGGGTGGCAGGTGCTCCACCATCAGAAGCAATGCTTGAAAAAATGGAAGCAATGGGCTTTCATATCAGCCATGTATATGGTTTAACTGAAGTTTATGGACCTGTAACCATCTGCGTAGAACATGATGAATGGAACGATTTGACGGTGGCTGAACGTGCTAGCAAAAAATCACGTCAGGGCGTAACCGCTCATTTGATGGCAGGTTTTGAAGTATTTAAACAAGGCACGACCATTCCTGTAGAAGCCGATGGCGAAGAGATGGGTGAATTGGCATTGCGTGGTAATATGGTGATGAAAGGCTATCTGAAAAGTCGTAAAGCCACAGAAGAAGCCTTCCGTGATGGTTGGTTTAGAACAGGTGATTTAGGTGTAAAATATCCTGATGGTTACATCAAAATTATGGATAGATTAAAAGATATTATTATTTCTGGTGGGGAAAATATCTCTAGTATTGAAGTGGAAAATATTTTGTATCGTATGCCTGAAGTGGCAAGCTGTGCTGTCGTTGCTGCACCACACGAAAAATGGGGCGAAGTGCCTGTGGCATTTATTGAAATTCAACAAGGTTGTACCTTAGACCGTACATCGGTGATTGAGCATTGTCGTAAACATTTGGCAGGTTTCCAAGTGCCAAAACACATTGTGTTTGCTGAAATTCCAAAAACCAGTACAGGTAAAGTGCAAAAATTTGAATTGCGTCAGGTCGCAAAATCGATGGCTCATGAAGTGGATAAAGTTACACATTAA